Proteins encoded by one window of Panicum virgatum strain AP13 chromosome 7N, P.virgatum_v5, whole genome shotgun sequence:
- the LOC120682559 gene encoding protein DMR6-LIKE OXYGENASE 1-like isoform X2 — MAPTIAKPLLSDLVAQTGQVPLSHVRPVGDRPDLASVDNESGAGIPLIDLNKLDGPERRTVVEAIGRACESDGFFMVTNHGIPAGVVEGMLRVAREFFHLPESERLKCYSDDPKKAIRLSTSFNVRTEKVSNWRDFLRLHCYPLQSFVDQWPSNPPSFRQVVGTYATEARALALRLLEAISESLGLDRSHMVTAMGRQAQHMAVNYYPPCPQPELTYGLPGHKDPNAITLLLQDGVSGLQVQRNGRWVAVNPMPDALVINIGDQLQALSNDRYKSVLHRVIVNSESERISVPTFYCPSPDAVIAPAEALVDDGHPLAYRPFTYQEYYDEFWNMGLESASCLDRFRPG, encoded by the exons ATGGCACCAACCATCGCCAAGCCTCTGCTCAGCGATCTCGTGGCGCAGACGGGGCAAGTGCCATTGAGCCACGTCAGGCCTGTCGGAGACCGCCCGGACCTCGCGAGCGTCGACAACGAATCCGGCGCCGGGATCCCGCTCATCGACCTCAACAAGCTCGACGGGCCCGAGCGCCGCACGGTGGTGGAGGCCATCGGCAGGGCCTGCGAATCCGACGGCTTCTTCATG GTGACGAACCACGGAATCCCGGCGGGGGTAGTGGAGGGGATGCTGCGCGTGGCGCGGGAGTTCTTCCACCTGCCGGAGTCGGAGCGGCTCAAGTGCTACTCCGACGACCCCAAGAAGGCCATCCGGCTCTCCACCAGCTTCAACGTGCGCACCGAGAAGGTCAGCAACTGGCGAGACTTCCTGCGCCTGCATTGCTACCCGCTCCAGAGCTTCGTCGACCAGTGGCCGTCCAACCCGCCCTCGTTCAG GCAAGTGGTGGGCACCTACGCGACGGAGGCGAGGGCGCTGGCGCTGCGGCTGCTGGAGGCCATATCGGAGAGCCTGGGCCTGGATCGGAGCCACATGGTGACGGCCATGGGGAGGCAGGCGCAGCACATGGCGGTGAACTACTACCCGCCGTGCCCGCAGCCGGAGCTCACCTACGGGCTGCCGGGGCACAAGGACCCCAATGCCATCACGCTCCTGCTCCAGGACGGCGTCTCCGGCCTGCAGGTTCAGCGCAACGGCCGCTGGGTGGCCGTCAACCCCATGCCCGACGCGCTGGTCATCAACatcggcgaccagctgcag GCACTGAGCAACGACCGCTACAAGAGCGTGCTCCACCGCGTGATCGTGAACAGCGAGAGCGAGCGGATCTCGGTGCCGACGTTCTACTGCCCGTCGCCGGACGCGGTGATCGCGCCGGCGGAGGCGCTGGTGGACGACGGCCACCCGCTGGCCTACCGGCCCTTCACCTACCAGGAGTACTACGACGAGTTCTGGAACATGGGCCTCGAATCCGCGAGCTGCCTCGACCGGTTCAGACCCGGCTGA
- the LOC120682559 gene encoding protein DMR6-LIKE OXYGENASE 1-like isoform X1 — MAPTIAKPLLSDLVAQTGQVPLSHVRPVGDRPDLASVDNESGAGIPLIDLNKLDGPERRTVVEAIGRACESDGFFMVTNHGIPAGVVEGMLRVAREFFHLPESERLKCYSDDPKKAIRLSTSFNVRTEKVSNWRDFLRLHCYPLQSFVDQWPSNPPSFRQVVGTYATEARALALRLLEAISESLGLDRSHMVTAMGRQAQHMAVNYYPPCPQPELTYGLPGHKDPNAITLLLQDGVSGLQVQRNGRWVAVNPMPDALVINIGDQLQVHHRRRTCSSSLRNRHRSGAAGAGRTEPGLPICAGTEQRPLQERAPPRDREQRERADLGADVLLPVAGRGDRAGGGAGGRRPPAGLPALHLPGVLRRVLEHGPRIRELPRPVQTRLSAIEGNAGREHSENVLNDAARPSPMCNLQ; from the exons ATGGCACCAACCATCGCCAAGCCTCTGCTCAGCGATCTCGTGGCGCAGACGGGGCAAGTGCCATTGAGCCACGTCAGGCCTGTCGGAGACCGCCCGGACCTCGCGAGCGTCGACAACGAATCCGGCGCCGGGATCCCGCTCATCGACCTCAACAAGCTCGACGGGCCCGAGCGCCGCACGGTGGTGGAGGCCATCGGCAGGGCCTGCGAATCCGACGGCTTCTTCATG GTGACGAACCACGGAATCCCGGCGGGGGTAGTGGAGGGGATGCTGCGCGTGGCGCGGGAGTTCTTCCACCTGCCGGAGTCGGAGCGGCTCAAGTGCTACTCCGACGACCCCAAGAAGGCCATCCGGCTCTCCACCAGCTTCAACGTGCGCACCGAGAAGGTCAGCAACTGGCGAGACTTCCTGCGCCTGCATTGCTACCCGCTCCAGAGCTTCGTCGACCAGTGGCCGTCCAACCCGCCCTCGTTCAG GCAAGTGGTGGGCACCTACGCGACGGAGGCGAGGGCGCTGGCGCTGCGGCTGCTGGAGGCCATATCGGAGAGCCTGGGCCTGGATCGGAGCCACATGGTGACGGCCATGGGGAGGCAGGCGCAGCACATGGCGGTGAACTACTACCCGCCGTGCCCGCAGCCGGAGCTCACCTACGGGCTGCCGGGGCACAAGGACCCCAATGCCATCACGCTCCTGCTCCAGGACGGCGTCTCCGGCCTGCAGGTTCAGCGCAACGGCCGCTGGGTGGCCGTCAACCCCATGCCCGACGCGCTGGTCATCAACatcggcgaccagctgcagGTACATCATAGACGACGAACCTGTTCTTCTTCCTTGCGGAATCGTCATCGAtctggcgccgccggcgccggccgtaCTGAACCGGGCTTACCTATCTGCGCAGGCACTGAGCAACGACCGCTACAAGAGCGTGCTCCACCGCGTGATCGTGAACAGCGAGAGCGAGCGGATCTCGGTGCCGACGTTCTACTGCCCGTCGCCGGACGCGGTGATCGCGCCGGCGGAGGCGCTGGTGGACGACGGCCACCCGCTGGCCTACCGGCCCTTCACCTACCAGGAGTACTACGACGAGTTCTGGAACATGGGCCTCGAATCCGCGAGCTGCCTCGACCGGTTCAGACCCGGCTGAGCGCGATCGAGGGGAACGCCGGCCGCGAGCATTCAGAGAACGTGCTGAACGATGCAGCGCGGCCGTCGCCCATGTGCAATCTGCAATAA